One window of Salmo salar chromosome ssa11, Ssal_v3.1, whole genome shotgun sequence genomic DNA carries:
- the LOC106563294 gene encoding ADP-ribosylation factor-like protein 3 isoform X1, translated as MCDALQGLLSILRRLKHSPDQEVRLLLLGLDNAGKTTLLKQLASEDVSHITPTQGFNIKSMQSQGFKLNVWDIGGQRKIRPYWRNYFENTDVLIYVIDSSDRKRFEETGQELAELMEEEKLSMVPLLIFANKQDLMTAAPASELAEGLNLHTIRDRVWQIQACSAITAEGVQDGMTWVCKNIAVRKK; from the exons ATGTGTGATGCACTGCAGGGTTTGCTGTCGATTCTGCGAAGACTGAAGCACTCTCCTGACCAGGAGGTGCGGTTACTGTTGCTAGGGCTGGACAACGCTGGCAAGACCACCCTGCTTAAACAGCTGGCCTCAGAGGATGTCAGCCACATCACCCCTACTCAG GGATTCAACATAAAGAGCATGCAGTCCCAGGGATTTAAACTAAATGTTTGGGACATTGGAGGCCAGCGCAAGATCCGCCCGTACTGGAGGAACTACTTTGAGAACACAGACGTACTG ATCTATGTGATTGACAGTTCAGACAGGAAACGCTTTGAAGAGACCGGTCAG gagctagCTGAGTTGATGGAAGAAGAGAAGTTGAGCATGGTGCCACTGTTGATATTTGCCAACAAGCAGGACCTGATGACTGCGGCTCCTGCATCAGAGCTAGCTGAGGGCCTCAACCTGCACACCATTAGAGACCGGGTATGGCAGATCCAGGCCTGCTCTGCAATTACCGCAGAGGGAGTACAG GATGGCATGACATGGGTGTGCAAGAACATAGCAGTTCGTAAGAAGTGA
- the LOC106563294 gene encoding ADP-ribosylation factor-like protein 3 isoform X2: MGLLSILRRLKHSPDQEVRLLLLGLDNAGKTTLLKQLASEDVSHITPTQGFNIKSMQSQGFKLNVWDIGGQRKIRPYWRNYFENTDVLIYVIDSSDRKRFEETGQELAELMEEEKLSMVPLLIFANKQDLMTAAPASELAEGLNLHTIRDRVWQIQACSAITAEGVQDGMTWVCKNIAVRKK, from the exons ATG GGTTTGCTGTCGATTCTGCGAAGACTGAAGCACTCTCCTGACCAGGAGGTGCGGTTACTGTTGCTAGGGCTGGACAACGCTGGCAAGACCACCCTGCTTAAACAGCTGGCCTCAGAGGATGTCAGCCACATCACCCCTACTCAG GGATTCAACATAAAGAGCATGCAGTCCCAGGGATTTAAACTAAATGTTTGGGACATTGGAGGCCAGCGCAAGATCCGCCCGTACTGGAGGAACTACTTTGAGAACACAGACGTACTG ATCTATGTGATTGACAGTTCAGACAGGAAACGCTTTGAAGAGACCGGTCAG gagctagCTGAGTTGATGGAAGAAGAGAAGTTGAGCATGGTGCCACTGTTGATATTTGCCAACAAGCAGGACCTGATGACTGCGGCTCCTGCATCAGAGCTAGCTGAGGGCCTCAACCTGCACACCATTAGAGACCGGGTATGGCAGATCCAGGCCTGCTCTGCAATTACCGCAGAGGGAGTACAG GATGGCATGACATGGGTGTGCAAGAACATAGCAGTTCGTAAGAAGTGA